A part of Limihaloglobus sulfuriphilus genomic DNA contains:
- a CDS encoding transposase has product MANIPQPSLFCYQNVENLGDLERLDLLLKTLDDEQLMQTLEKRRGNGRDDYPIRASWNSMLAGIVFGHNTIEALRRELSRNGQLRDICGFDPLKEHPVPSSNAYTNLLKSLMEYPAEVAGIFQNLLECLARELPGFGQRIAIDSKVIQSAANSGSENKPDGRRDTDGGWATKTYTDKNGKIIKKTTIFGYKVHLAVDANYELPIARIVTPGNDNDMLEAYNLVDACPSKALEKCEYLSADKGYDCGDFKLWLWKEHDIRAVVDTRNMTQLEHSPVEGLDRIYYNQQGEVFCKCCKGGELNKMCNRGFEKDRDSIKFGCPAHHQGLTCPASGSCPIGKSIRIGLEKDPRIFMALPRDSYKWKDEYKKRTSVERVNSRLDVSFGFETHYIRGLKKMQMRVDLALITMLGTALGYVKTKQPHYIRSLVKSESIKISAA; this is encoded by the coding sequence ATGGCTAATATACCACAACCCAGCTTGTTTTGCTACCAAAATGTTGAAAATCTCGGAGATTTAGAGCGGCTCGACCTGTTACTCAAGACGCTCGACGATGAACAACTAATGCAAACACTCGAAAAACGCCGCGGCAATGGACGTGATGACTACCCGATACGGGCCAGTTGGAACTCAATGCTTGCCGGCATCGTATTTGGGCACAACACCATCGAAGCTCTTCGCCGGGAGCTTTCTCGCAACGGTCAGCTCAGGGATATCTGCGGTTTTGATCCTCTCAAAGAGCACCCGGTACCATCATCAAACGCCTATACCAACCTGCTCAAGTCGCTTATGGAGTATCCGGCAGAAGTAGCCGGTATTTTCCAGAATCTTCTGGAGTGTCTTGCCCGGGAACTGCCCGGCTTTGGTCAGCGTATAGCGATTGACAGCAAAGTCATCCAGAGTGCGGCAAACTCCGGTTCAGAAAATAAGCCTGACGGCAGAAGGGATACTGACGGCGGCTGGGCAACAAAAACTTACACAGATAAAAACGGTAAGATTATCAAAAAAACAACGATATTTGGTTACAAGGTTCATCTGGCAGTGGATGCCAATTATGAACTGCCGATAGCACGTATCGTAACGCCGGGTAATGACAATGATATGTTAGAGGCGTACAATCTGGTTGACGCCTGTCCCTCAAAGGCTCTTGAGAAGTGCGAATATCTCTCGGCAGACAAAGGCTATGATTGCGGCGATTTCAAGCTATGGTTATGGAAGGAGCACGATATACGTGCTGTTGTTGATACTCGCAATATGACGCAGTTGGAACATAGCCCGGTTGAAGGCCTTGACAGGATATATTACAACCAGCAGGGTGAGGTGTTCTGCAAGTGCTGCAAGGGGGGAGAACTCAACAAGATGTGCAACAGGGGTTTTGAGAAGGATAGAGACAGTATCAAGTTCGGTTGCCCGGCACACCATCAAGGGCTGACATGCCCCGCATCAGGGAGTTGTCCAATTGGCAAGAGTATCAGGATCGGGTTGGAAAAAGACCCGCGTATCTTTATGGCTTTGCCGCGGGACAGCTATAAATGGAAAGACGAATACAAAAAACGGACTTCTGTCGAGAGGGTCAACAGTCGGCTCGATGTCTCCTTTGGTTTTGAAACTCACTATATTCGAGGCCTTAAAAAAATGCAGATGCGAGTAGACCTGGCACTGATCACGATGTTAGGCACGGCATTGGGGTACGTGAAAACCAAGCAGCCGCACTACATACGCTCACTGGTTAAATCAGAGTCGATCAAAATATCAGCCGCATAA
- a CDS encoding sodium:solute symporter family transporter, giving the protein MAFVVLAEFAKVYNLPPTRTAVIITVLTSLYVLFGGFKGVIVTDFLQSILITTSGIVLAVIAYKTIDPEILNSNIGNVKEWLPLSIPETTNFPEYENFRSETLSRMVIGTMLCFTVSAGGFGEQRFLAAKTPADAAKLSAFWNIVLIPRWLFTAAVAFLGLYSFADIESSKVDQLLPLVINEYMTYGVRGLLVVSLVAAFMSTISSLINTGASLMVRDIVQPLMKIDDNSRNLVWYSYGCTAFVIASGMTIGLISLKYATLNSLWSWIMAGLGASVICPNVLRWYWWRVNGWGFMIGFFGGLLVSILMLIPGFPVPWHIMSIICILVSGIGCVIGSLMTREVNQEYIDEFYKRIKPFGLWAGVYRRMGLTKDEHRASTDNPYLVFFNAIVAGIAIHAYYMGSIYIVGHFYRQTLISFLIAVVTTVILYFSWYQKTVKKEEKFNLKSGE; this is encoded by the coding sequence ATGGCTTTTGTAGTTCTTGCTGAGTTTGCAAAAGTTTATAACTTGCCTCCAACCCGGACTGCAGTTATAATAACGGTTTTGACGTCTCTGTATGTACTTTTTGGCGGCTTCAAAGGGGTGATAGTCACAGATTTCCTGCAAAGTATTTTGATTACAACCAGCGGAATCGTATTGGCAGTTATCGCTTATAAGACGATTGACCCTGAAATTCTTAATTCAAATATTGGTAACGTAAAAGAATGGTTGCCACTGAGTATTCCAGAAACTACTAATTTTCCCGAATACGAAAATTTCAGATCAGAAACACTTTCACGGATGGTAATAGGCACAATGCTGTGTTTTACTGTTTCTGCCGGCGGATTCGGTGAACAGCGATTTCTTGCCGCTAAAACACCCGCAGACGCAGCTAAATTAAGTGCGTTCTGGAATATTGTACTCATACCGCGATGGCTTTTTACGGCTGCCGTAGCCTTTCTGGGATTATACTCTTTTGCTGATATCGAAAGCAGCAAGGTTGATCAGCTTCTTCCTTTAGTTATAAATGAGTACATGACGTACGGTGTAAGAGGTTTATTGGTAGTAAGTCTTGTAGCGGCATTCATGTCAACAATAAGTTCGCTTATTAACACGGGTGCTTCTTTGATGGTTCGTGATATTGTCCAGCCTTTGATGAAGATAGATGACAATAGCAGGAATCTGGTATGGTACAGTTACGGGTGCACGGCTTTTGTTATTGCATCAGGCATGACAATCGGTCTTATAAGCCTCAAATACGCTACTCTCAACAGTCTTTGGAGCTGGATTATGGCCGGTCTCGGTGCATCGGTAATCTGTCCAAATGTTCTGCGCTGGTATTGGTGGAGGGTAAACGGCTGGGGCTTTATGATAGGTTTTTTTGGCGGTCTTCTGGTTTCAATACTAATGCTGATTCCTGGTTTTCCCGTTCCATGGCACATAATGTCTATAATCTGTATTTTGGTATCAGGAATTGGCTGTGTCATTGGTTCACTTATGACAAGAGAAGTGAATCAAGAGTATATAGATGAGTTTTATAAACGTATAAAGCCCTTCGGTTTATGGGCGGGGGTTTACAGAAGAATGGGGCTCACAAAAGATGAACATAGAGCAAGTACCGACAATCCTTATCTTGTTTTCTTTAACGCAATAGTGGCCGGCATTGCTATTCATGCATATTATATGGGATCTATATACATCGTAGGGCATTTTTACAGGCAAACATTGATTTCGTTTTTAATTGCAGTTGTTACTACAGTGATTCTTTATTTCAGCTGGTATCAAAAGACAGTAAAAAAAGAAGAAAAATTTAATCTGAAAAGTGGAGAGTAA
- a CDS encoding IS110 family transposase — protein sequence MTKRITKTTDILKNKKLTKRDRLYIGIDVHKVKHHFAFWLNGRIVKTSVMPADDLAVVEKLHPYKVAIKEIVYEAGPTGFHLARFLRECGFPVEVIAPSEVPESRSSKAKSDRLDCRKLATYSAKGLLKPVSIPTPQQEASRQLSRHRDQLVSKRKRVKQQIKSLLLQNGISEPGGLDTFSKAAIAELRNIRMFDQLKYCFESFIDELEFFNAKIKDLEKRLKQQFKQPEYSKELKLLLSHPGVGVITARQFILEVHDPERFNTGTEIAGYLGLCPKVNQSGQRRKDGNVVMTSKGTLRANLVEASWAWIRKDNCAREVFIRILHNTGNDKKAIVAMARRLAIHLWKMLCSQQYYKKAA from the coding sequence ATGACTAAAAGAATAACAAAAACGACAGACATTCTCAAGAACAAAAAATTAACAAAACGCGACCGGCTTTACATCGGTATCGATGTTCACAAGGTAAAACATCACTTCGCATTCTGGCTAAATGGCCGAATCGTAAAGACTTCCGTCATGCCGGCAGACGATCTGGCTGTAGTAGAAAAGCTTCATCCATATAAGGTCGCAATCAAAGAGATTGTTTATGAAGCCGGCCCAACAGGCTTTCACCTGGCTCGCTTTCTAAGAGAATGCGGTTTTCCGGTAGAGGTCATCGCCCCTTCTGAGGTACCTGAGAGCCGCAGCAGTAAAGCCAAATCCGACAGACTTGACTGTCGAAAGCTGGCTACATATTCTGCCAAAGGCTTACTTAAACCTGTCTCGATCCCCACTCCGCAGCAGGAGGCGTCCCGCCAGCTCAGCAGGCATCGTGACCAGCTCGTCTCAAAGCGTAAACGGGTAAAACAACAGATCAAGAGCCTGTTATTGCAGAATGGGATATCCGAACCCGGTGGTCTGGACACGTTCAGCAAAGCAGCGATCGCTGAACTGAGAAACATACGTATGTTCGATCAATTGAAGTACTGTTTTGAGTCATTCATTGATGAGCTTGAATTTTTCAATGCTAAAATAAAGGATCTGGAAAAAAGGCTTAAACAACAATTCAAACAGCCGGAGTACTCCAAAGAACTCAAACTGCTTTTAAGCCATCCCGGGGTAGGTGTCATTACCGCCAGGCAGTTCATACTTGAAGTACACGATCCGGAACGTTTTAACACCGGCACTGAGATTGCCGGTTACCTGGGGCTCTGTCCAAAGGTAAACCAGAGTGGCCAGCGAAGAAAGGATGGTAATGTCGTAATGACCAGCAAGGGAACATTAAGAGCAAACCTGGTCGAGGCGAGTTGGGCCTGGATACGCAAGGATAACTGCGCCCGTGAGGTGTTCATACGAATCCTGCACAATACAGGAAACGACAAGAAGGCTATAGTGGCTATGGCAAGGAGGCTGGCTATCCATTTATGGAAAATGCTTTGCAGTCAGCAGTATTATAAAAAAGCGGCATAA
- a CDS encoding IS30 family transposase, producing the protein MRAYKQLTEDDRIEIYAMKQAGNQQKQIAAALGVSPSTISRELARNTGLRGYRPKQAQQKALYRRMAARKAVKMKPETIEYIESRLRQQHSPEQIAKRMKTDPHWQGPAVSHERIYQHIWQDKARGETLYTHLRIAGTKQRRKRRNSRDRRGTIKNRVGIEKRPPVVERKNRIGDWEGDTVVGKNHQGALVTLVDRKSKLTLIGKVDRYTAEAVERTIIALIGTLPRRTYTLTVDNGKEFSNHESIAHNLKIKVFFADPYSAWQRGLNENTNGLIRQYVPKGSDIRMLTNQKIEHIMNRLNNRPRKSLGFLTPNEVFYKRKKLTG; encoded by the coding sequence ATGAGAGCGTACAAGCAGCTCACCGAAGACGATCGTATCGAAATATATGCCATGAAGCAAGCAGGAAATCAACAAAAACAAATAGCTGCGGCGTTGGGCGTTTCTCCCAGCACGATCAGCAGGGAACTGGCCCGCAATACAGGTCTGCGGGGCTATCGCCCTAAGCAGGCCCAGCAAAAGGCTTTATATCGACGGATGGCCGCCCGTAAAGCAGTCAAAATGAAGCCGGAGACGATAGAATACATTGAATCCCGCCTCCGGCAGCAACATTCGCCGGAGCAGATCGCAAAACGCATGAAAACCGATCCCCACTGGCAGGGGCCGGCCGTCAGTCATGAGCGGATTTACCAGCACATTTGGCAGGATAAAGCCCGGGGAGAAACCCTGTATACCCATCTGCGGATTGCCGGGACCAAACAAAGAAGAAAACGAAGAAACAGCCGGGACCGGCGTGGAACGATCAAAAACAGGGTTGGTATCGAAAAACGCCCACCGGTTGTAGAGAGAAAAAACCGCATCGGGGACTGGGAAGGCGACACCGTCGTGGGGAAAAACCATCAGGGAGCCCTGGTAACCCTGGTTGACCGCAAAAGCAAGCTGACGCTGATCGGTAAGGTAGATCGTTATACCGCCGAAGCGGTTGAACGGACCATTATCGCCCTGATCGGCACGCTGCCCCGACGAACCTATACACTGACAGTGGACAATGGCAAAGAATTTTCAAACCATGAATCTATTGCCCATAACCTTAAAATTAAGGTCTTCTTTGCCGATCCCTACAGTGCATGGCAGCGGGGCTTGAATGAGAATACCAATGGCTTGATCCGTCAGTATGTACCAAAAGGAAGTGACATCCGAATGCTGACCAATCAGAAGATTGAGCACATAATGAATCGACTGAATAATCGACCCAGAAAATCTCTTGGATTTTTAACCCCAAATGAAGTATTCTATAAGAGGAAAAAACTAACAGGATAA
- a CDS encoding glycoside hydrolase family 32 protein: MTEAEPLLKYEGNPVIGHIRGSNRDPRVIWHEPTKKWVMVLYVEENDMDFFTSTDLKKWTHTSRFKCFHECPELFELPVDGDEDNKKWVIYGAAADYLIGSFDGKEFKPETKSLKFNYGNAFYASQAFNNIPSEDGRRIMMGWGRVPMPGMPYNQMVTFPIELSLKTTTDGIRMFAVPVEEIHNLHQKKHSWKNETINGVKSLSGIKGELFRINAHFKVDNAESFALICREYEIKYDAKTRQVICTGPENDIGPGHFSNPYTAPLNSTDGNVSFEILVDRTMVEVFVNGGRYYFPMGTYLVDKEPVFKVISRGGNTRLKYLEIVELKSIWKKMIARDDK, encoded by the coding sequence ATGACAGAGGCAGAACCTTTACTAAAATATGAAGGCAATCCCGTAATCGGTCATATTCGGGGTAGTAACCGCGACCCGAGGGTCATCTGGCACGAACCAACGAAAAAGTGGGTCATGGTCCTTTATGTTGAAGAAAACGACATGGATTTCTTTACATCTACTGATCTGAAAAAATGGACCCATACCAGCCGCTTTAAATGTTTCCACGAATGTCCCGAGTTATTTGAACTTCCTGTTGACGGTGACGAAGACAATAAGAAATGGGTGATCTATGGAGCAGCTGCAGATTACCTGATAGGTTCGTTCGACGGTAAGGAGTTTAAGCCTGAAACAAAAAGCCTTAAATTTAACTATGGCAATGCCTTCTACGCGTCTCAGGCCTTTAACAATATTCCCTCAGAAGACGGCCGGCGCATAATGATGGGCTGGGGCCGGGTTCCTATGCCGGGAATGCCTTATAATCAGATGGTTACATTTCCGATAGAACTGAGTTTGAAAACCACGACAGATGGTATTCGGATGTTTGCAGTGCCGGTTGAAGAAATTCACAACCTCCATCAGAAAAAACATTCCTGGAAAAATGAAACAATTAACGGTGTTAAGTCATTATCCGGAATTAAAGGTGAATTGTTTCGTATAAATGCTCATTTTAAGGTGGATAATGCCGAATCATTCGCTTTGATTTGCAGGGAATACGAGATTAAATACGATGCTAAGACCCGGCAGGTTATTTGCACAGGACCTGAAAACGATATCGGGCCAGGACATTTTTCCAATCCATATACTGCTCCTCTAAATTCAACAGATGGAAATGTGTCTTTTGAAATCCTCGTCGACAGAACAATGGTTGAAGTTTTTGTCAATGGCGGCCGCTACTATTTCCCGATGGGCACTTATCTTGTTGATAAAGAGCCGGTATTCAAGGTTATCAGCCGTGGAGGAAATACACGGCTGAAATATTTGGAAATTGTTGAGTTGAAATCAATTTGGAAAAAAATGATTGCTCGGGATGATAAATAA
- a CDS encoding DUF4980 domain-containing protein, giving the protein MKKQIFVLCTICTVFANYAKAENDILIADFEGEDYDRWKVEGQAFGKGPAKGTLPNQLEVFGYEGQGLVNSFYHGDGTIGRLVSPSFEIKRDYINFLIGGGKHPGKTCINLKVDGQVVRTATGPNDSPGGSEGLDWENWDVKNFIGKAAQIEIVDQHTSGWGHINVDHIYQSNKKRQYVEKTREFNLTKKYLNLPVDNSAPKRYIDIIIDGKRVRQFDISISNKTIDYWVFLDISEFHGKNATIKIDMDDPVGKTGFDKIFQADTFPGEDNLYKEKLRPQVHFTSRRGWNNDTNGMVYYDGEYHLFYQHNPYGWPWGNMTWGHAVSKDMIHWQELADAIPPDGLGTIFSGSAVVDKHNSAGFKTGDEDVIVCFYTYAGGRNLWSKGKPFTQAIAYSNDRGRTFTKI; this is encoded by the coding sequence ATGAAAAAGCAAATTTTTGTATTGTGTACTATATGTACTGTTTTTGCCAATTATGCAAAGGCTGAAAATGACATTTTAATTGCCGATTTTGAAGGTGAGGATTATGATAGATGGAAAGTTGAGGGACAGGCCTTTGGAAAAGGCCCGGCTAAAGGGACTTTGCCCAACCAACTTGAGGTTTTTGGATATGAAGGCCAGGGGCTTGTCAATTCGTTCTATCACGGCGATGGAACCATCGGCAGGCTTGTTTCCCCGTCTTTTGAAATCAAGCGAGATTATATAAATTTTCTAATCGGTGGCGGCAAACATCCCGGCAAAACCTGTATCAATCTGAAAGTTGATGGTCAGGTTGTAAGGACTGCTACAGGCCCCAACGATAGCCCCGGCGGTTCTGAGGGGCTGGATTGGGAAAATTGGGACGTGAAGAATTTTATTGGCAAGGCTGCTCAAATAGAGATTGTTGACCAGCACACCAGCGGTTGGGGGCACATTAATGTCGATCATATTTATCAAAGCAATAAAAAGAGGCAGTATGTAGAAAAGACAAGAGAGTTCAATCTGACAAAGAAATATTTGAACCTACCTGTTGATAACTCAGCCCCTAAAAGATACATCGATATAATTATCGACGGTAAAAGAGTTCGTCAATTCGATATTTCAATATCAAATAAAACAATCGATTATTGGGTTTTTCTGGATATCAGCGAGTTTCACGGCAAAAACGCGACAATTAAAATCGACATGGATGATCCAGTAGGAAAAACCGGTTTTGATAAGATTTTTCAGGCTGATACATTTCCCGGTGAAGATAACCTTTATAAAGAGAAGCTTCGTCCGCAGGTTCATTTTACCTCACGCAGGGGCTGGAATAACGATACGAACGGTATGGTTTACTATGACGGTGAATATCATCTGTTTTATCAGCACAATCCCTATGGCTGGCCGTGGGGCAATATGACTTGGGGTCATGCTGTCAGCAAAGACATGATCCACTGGCAAGAGCTTGCTGATGCGATACCTCCGGATGGTCTTGGGACCATATTCTCGGGAAGTGCTGTTGTTGATAAGCACAATTCAGCAGGGTTTAAAACAGGTGATGAAGATGTGATCGTATGCTTCTATACCTATGCAGGCGGACGTAATCTCTGGTCTAAAGGAAAGCCTTTTACGCAAGCCATTGCTTACAGTAATGACAGAGGCAGAACCTTTACTAAAATATGA
- a CDS encoding integrase core domain-containing protein, with the protein MARENEWGYKRIQGELKKLEIEISKTSVANILIRNGLPPSPERKGLPWREFLSRHEGVFLCADMFQKEVWTFRGLRTAYVFFVLHLQTRRVVFTNATFSPTNDWLKQQTRHVLWECEDLGIEPRFFLRDNDVLYPDDMDMILKSSGVDTVKTPYQAPNANSHSERYVLSCKRGCLDHLLIFGLSHLQHVLNCYTAYFNSHRPHQGINNKIPDEYNKKSKGGSKISFKHAMVARKDFLGGLLKSYRRAA; encoded by the coding sequence ATGGCCCGTGAAAACGAGTGGGGCTATAAACGTATTCAGGGAGAGCTCAAAAAACTGGAAATAGAAATATCGAAAACGAGTGTAGCGAACATCCTGATACGTAATGGACTGCCGCCGTCACCAGAGCGGAAAGGTTTGCCATGGCGTGAGTTTCTATCCAGGCATGAAGGAGTCTTTTTGTGTGCTGATATGTTTCAAAAGGAAGTGTGGACATTTCGAGGTTTGAGAACGGCTTATGTTTTCTTTGTGCTTCATCTTCAAACCAGGAGAGTTGTGTTCACAAATGCGACTTTTTCTCCAACAAACGACTGGCTCAAACAGCAAACGCGCCACGTGCTCTGGGAGTGCGAAGATTTGGGGATTGAACCGCGTTTCTTTCTTCGAGATAATGATGTTTTGTATCCTGATGATATGGATATGATATTAAAGTCATCCGGCGTAGATACGGTTAAGACGCCTTACCAGGCACCTAACGCAAATTCTCATTCGGAAAGGTATGTGCTCAGTTGCAAAAGAGGTTGTTTGGATCATCTGCTTATATTTGGTTTGAGTCATCTTCAACACGTATTGAATTGTTATACAGCATATTTCAACAGTCACCGTCCGCACCAGGGGATCAATAACAAAATTCCAGATGAGTATAATAAAAAGTCGAAGGGCGGCAGTAAGATAAGTTTTAAGCACGCTATGGTAGCAAGAAAAGATTTCCTCGGTGGGCTTTTAAAAAGTTACAGAAGGGCTGCTTGA
- a CDS encoding LamG-like jellyroll fold domain-containing protein — protein MRIITLTVLCCVLLAGPAYAEIAAMHQGAIDPETEGWSVFRGPFDSGSINSMGLDAWKVEDTGGSQEGGYDVALTTAQINDAQTNGWTLSARVRTPAADQSLNDAILTGVNFGSLGFILQFGATAGTPVVAFIGGPSATLTGLDDGWHLYEVIYDSATGSADLFVDGTEQISNFAGWNGTFLAGTVAFGSGSGGGSGIGYYNMVEFEVNAGNIDIGFQTQLFVDDFVIDQRQNVVRKAQQASRMDDPVMVGEYPWEESGGDKRILLYGTVLYDSLVEQYRMWYMGRIGESTSVEIPELNLPGENIHYDLTSYAVSRDGIHWDRPNLGLVHFAGDPENNIMLDFHGASVFLDPEESDPQKRYKAIGFMRRFHDIRVCYSPDGIHWSEPKQASDRYNEGAFNACYVPWLDYYVAGSIEPSTDPDHQYIDCEGDPQGKRVAVALRTGGKDLTNWVDKTYINPDAQDDPDTQFYGMTPFVYGDNCLIFGFLHVFDVIDPQACFHDGPIEAQLVYSRDGLVWHRLEDRQPVISLGPNGSYDGGMIMMTANGAFLQNDELIAYYTGTQYEHGLQGEITAGRATWSRDRLVALEAESGSGTVVTKPFILEGETLKVNVDATGGSFYVEVLDENSVPVSGFAAADANVYNNVDELNLVPQWGSISDLSTLVGQAIRLKFYLTDAKLFAFKIGTVPSYNFDDLLTFAGDWLRSDGLTITPVLHLKLEETGYAGYVTLSDSSGEGNSCNVSRVDGQVPSSVSWSDSPCPDDPVDGFGALDLSDTTNCIGISPSFALQNLGKRYLGNEATFSCWLYNYADSAVKNRGVFFHGSDSLGGTMKFQATWKNGYLWFGDTRRVLSASFNQDNYKNVWTHFVFTGDKDATAVYINGDLYATGGGIQFGFNGAHSIRIGARTDSQWNDITEALQYAVVDDIRIYDRVLTEVQIEEIMGCREGPVFYFPLCSPANISPKMGDADVFNPNNPDIVNLNDFSVLAEYWLNQN, from the coding sequence ATGAGAATTATAACATTAACAGTTTTATGTTGTGTATTATTAGCCGGTCCGGCATATGCAGAGATTGCTGCGATGCATCAGGGAGCGATTGATCCGGAAACAGAGGGATGGAGTGTTTTTCGTGGTCCTTTTGATTCTGGTTCCATTAATAGTATGGGCCTTGATGCCTGGAAGGTTGAAGACACCGGTGGAAGCCAGGAAGGTGGATACGACGTGGCGTTGACAACTGCACAAATAAATGATGCTCAAACTAATGGTTGGACTCTCAGTGCTCGTGTCAGAACACCTGCCGCAGATCAATCTCTCAATGATGCTATCCTTACCGGTGTAAACTTTGGATCATTGGGTTTTATCCTACAGTTTGGAGCCACTGCTGGAACACCGGTTGTTGCTTTTATAGGCGGTCCATCTGCAACACTAACCGGTCTGGATGATGGATGGCATTTGTATGAAGTAATTTACGACTCTGCAACCGGCTCAGCAGATTTGTTTGTTGATGGCACAGAGCAGATTAGTAACTTTGCTGGATGGAATGGCACCTTCTTAGCTGGCACAGTTGCCTTTGGATCGGGCTCTGGTGGAGGTTCCGGGATTGGTTATTACAACATGGTAGAGTTTGAAGTCAATGCAGGCAACATCGACATTGGGTTTCAAACTCAACTCTTTGTTGACGATTTCGTTATTGATCAGCGGCAAAATGTAGTACGGAAAGCACAGCAGGCATCGAGAATGGATGACCCCGTCATGGTTGGTGAATACCCCTGGGAGGAAAGTGGTGGTGATAAGCGAATTCTCCTCTATGGAACGGTGTTGTACGACTCGCTTGTGGAACAGTATCGAATGTGGTACATGGGTCGCATCGGTGAGTCAACTTCTGTAGAAATTCCTGAACTGAATTTACCGGGTGAAAATATCCACTATGATTTGACATCGTATGCTGTTAGCAGAGATGGCATACATTGGGACCGACCGAATCTGGGTCTTGTTCACTTTGCCGGGGATCCCGAGAACAATATCATGCTTGATTTTCACGGCGCCAGTGTATTCCTTGACCCGGAAGAATCCGACCCGCAAAAACGATACAAGGCCATTGGTTTCATGCGGCGTTTCCACGATATCAGGGTTTGCTATTCGCCTGACGGCATACACTGGTCTGAGCCCAAGCAGGCATCTGATCGTTACAATGAAGGTGCTTTTAACGCCTGTTATGTTCCGTGGCTTGACTATTACGTTGCAGGCAGCATAGAACCTTCTACGGATCCTGATCATCAGTACATAGATTGCGAAGGAGACCCACAAGGTAAGAGGGTTGCTGTGGCATTGCGCACTGGTGGTAAAGATCTTACAAATTGGGTTGACAAAACATATATCAACCCGGATGCTCAGGATGACCCGGATACACAATTCTATGGTATGACACCATTTGTCTATGGAGATAATTGTTTGATTTTCGGGTTTCTTCATGTATTCGATGTCATCGACCCTCAAGCTTGCTTCCATGATGGCCCAATAGAGGCGCAATTAGTTTATAGTCGTGACGGCCTTGTGTGGCATCGCCTGGAAGATCGCCAGCCGGTTATTTCACTGGGCCCAAATGGCTCTTATGATGGCGGGATGATCATGATGACAGCCAATGGTGCTTTCCTCCAAAATGATGAACTAATTGCGTATTATACAGGAACCCAGTACGAGCATGGACTTCAGGGAGAAATCACCGCCGGCCGTGCTACCTGGTCTCGGGACAGATTAGTTGCCCTTGAGGCAGAAAGCGGATCCGGTACAGTTGTAACCAAGCCGTTTATATTGGAAGGCGAGACACTTAAGGTGAACGTTGATGCCACCGGCGGCAGTTTCTATGTCGAAGTGCTGGACGAAAACAGTGTACCGGTGTCCGGTTTTGCTGCGGCTGATGCAAATGTATATAACAATGTTGATGAGCTGAATCTGGTGCCGCAGTGGGGAAGTATATCCGATCTTTCTACTCTTGTAGGTCAGGCAATACGCCTTAAGTTTTATCTTACCGATGCCAAGCTGTTTGCGTTTAAAATCGGTACAGTTCCCAGCTATAACTTCGATGATCTTCTGACTTTTGCAGGAGATTGGCTTAGAAGTGATGGTCTGACTATAACTCCTGTGCTGCATCTTAAGCTGGAAGAAACAGGTTATGCTGGCTACGTTACACTTTCGGATTCTTCCGGCGAAGGCAACAGTTGTAACGTATCCAGGGTAGATGGTCAAGTACCATCGTCTGTCTCCTGGTCTGACAGTCCTTGTCCGGATGATCCTGTCGATGGTTTCGGGGCACTGGATTTGAGTGATACGACAAACTGTATTGGCATCTCCCCAAGTTTTGCATTACAAAATCTGGGCAAGCGTTATCTTGGTAATGAAGCAACCTTTAGCTGCTGGTTATATAACTATGCAGATAGTGCTGTTAAGAATCGGGGGGTCTTTTTTCATGGATCGGATTCACTTGGAGGCACCATGAAATTCCAGGCTACGTGGAAGAACGGCTATCTCTGGTTTGGTGACACCAGAAGAGTGCTTAGTGCATCTTTTAATCAGGACAATTACAAGAATGTATGGACACATTTTGTGTTTACAGGTGATAAGGATGCAACTGCCGTCTATATCAATGGTGATCTCTATGCTACTGGCGGAGGAATTCAATTTGGTTTTAACGGTGCTCATAGCATTCGCATCGGAGCTCGAACAGATAGCCAATGGAATGATATTACCGAAGCATTACAGTACGCTGTGGTTGATGATATTCGCATTTATGATCGTGTTTTGACAGAGGTCCAGATCGAGGAGATTATGGGCTGCCGTGAAGGACCGGTATTTTACTTTCCGCTGTGTTCACCTGCCAATATATCTCCTAAAATGGGTGATGCAGACGTGTTCAATCCGAATAATCCGGACATAGTTAATTTAAATGATTTTTCTGTTTTAGCAGAATATTGGCTTAATCAAAATTAG